One window of Candidatus Nitrospira kreftii genomic DNA carries:
- a CDS encoding hypothetical protein (conserved membrane protein of unknown function) — MRNFNQKFKLRDSDRHIRLLYTLFLLLMFIGFCFSFFWAHSMTGLSPQGIADHYRGSDITFGEPMSFRELAEITHFHLFTMPVVFMILIHVMYLTSASHTLKAVVTWGGFGGVILDLLSPWLISYVSPIFVLLMLTGDTLMTISFLVMMVVPLYEMWVLRQPLMGGKRTQES; from the coding sequence ATGCGCAACTTTAACCAGAAATTCAAGCTTCGTGACTCGGATCGTCATATCCGATTGTTATATACCTTGTTCTTGCTCCTGATGTTCATCGGTTTTTGCTTCTCATTTTTTTGGGCGCACAGCATGACAGGCCTGTCGCCTCAAGGCATCGCCGATCACTATCGAGGGTCTGATATCACTTTTGGAGAACCGATGTCATTTCGGGAATTGGCGGAGATCACTCACTTCCATCTCTTTACGATGCCCGTGGTCTTTATGATTCTGATTCATGTCATGTATTTGACCAGTGCCAGTCATACCCTAAAAGCGGTCGTCACGTGGGGCGGCTTTGGCGGCGTGATCCTCGACCTGCTGTCACCATGGCTAATCAGCTACGTCTCCCCGATCTTCGTCCTCTTGATGTTGACCGGTGACACGCTAATGACCATCAGTTTCTTGGTCATGATGGTTGTTCCCCTCTATGAGATGTGGGTGCTCAGACAGCCCTTGATGGGAGGCAAACGCACACAAGAATCGTAA
- a CDS encoding hypothetical protein (conserved protein of unknown function), whose protein sequence is MRIESTDAVQPAVIRLQHMLQKIDRLRLPPTSRRDLESILVRQVANEIDRLLPWQAGHGQGTAAIALQIGRAAHLTDEDLHQLKLASLLHDIGMLMLPSCLQTRQEWIEPDAYVTIQNHPRLGANLLEPFSFIREATVMIAHHHERWDGSGYPYGLRGRFIPLGARILAVADAFEAIQVPHVQDRSLRNCIALRILQVASGTQFDPSIVDILVELSGETGTVHARDASHP, encoded by the coding sequence ATGCGAATCGAATCGACAGATGCTGTTCAACCGGCCGTAATAAGGCTCCAGCACATGCTCCAGAAGATCGACCGTCTCCGTCTCCCCCCGACATCACGACGCGATTTGGAGAGCATCCTCGTTCGGCAAGTGGCGAACGAAATAGATCGGCTTCTACCGTGGCAAGCCGGGCATGGACAGGGAACAGCGGCGATCGCGCTTCAGATCGGACGGGCCGCGCACCTTACGGACGAGGATTTGCATCAGCTCAAGCTGGCCTCACTTCTTCATGATATCGGCATGCTTATGCTTCCCTCGTGTTTACAAACCAGACAAGAATGGATTGAGCCAGACGCCTACGTCACGATTCAAAACCACCCGCGGCTCGGAGCCAATCTCCTAGAACCCTTTTCATTTATTCGTGAGGCCACAGTAATGATTGCCCATCATCACGAGCGATGGGACGGCTCTGGGTACCCCTATGGACTCAGGGGACGATTCATTCCATTAGGAGCAAGAATTCTGGCCGTCGCCGATGCATTTGAAGCCATTCAGGTTCCACATGTCCAGGATCGATCTCTGCGTAATTGCATTGCCCTCCGCATCTTACAGGTGGCGTCAGGAACTCAGTTTGATCCCAGTATCGTCGATATCCTGGTCGAACTCTCGGGGGAAACGGGTACGGTGCATGCGAGAGACGCATCACATCCATAA